The genomic DNA GATCCGGGAGGAAGCTGGGAACCCTGGGCTCGGTGGTAGCTCCCACTTACGGAGGGTGTGAAGGAATGGACCAAGAGCAGAAGCCAGGAGCCGGGCTGCTGCACCTGCTGCAGCTCCTGTGTCTGCTGCCCCGCTGCTGGGCGGTGCCCGGAGGAGGTAAGACGCGGGCTCCCCTCTGCGTGCGTCCCGAGGGCAGTGACAGACTTGGGGGAGAGAGGTGCTTCTCCCTGCGTGCGTCCCGAGGACAGCGACAGACTTGGGGGAGAGGGGTGCTGATCACGGATGGCAAGCAACCCAGGTATCCCACACGCTCTGTCTGCGTGCTGGCGACTTTTCAGATGAAGAAGGCAGACGAGGCTGGCTTAGGAGACCTGTTCAAATTCACAACGTGGGGAAATGTCAGAGGGGTTAAAGCCTAGTGTGGCGGCGcaggactgtaatcccagcacttagggaagCATGGGCGGGTGACCGAGAGTCCACCGCCAGCCTCAGGCGCAGAGCAAGACCCGGTCTCAGACGTCTGCACAGCGATTGGCATTCCTCCAGTCGGTGTCCTACCCTAGTCTGTCGTTCTTGACAAGCCTCTTAGTGTCTTCTCAGGTACAGTTGGGGCAGGGTGTAAGCCATCTGGAAGGTCCCCTCACAGTGTCTGTTGTTCTGCTGAGTGTTCCTTGCAAAGGTTCCTTCTGTCCGGGGGATCCCTGTCAGGAGTTTCAAAGATTGTTCTTCCCTGCGGCCAAGAGGTTGAGGTCCCCCGGTTCTGTCAGTGCACCTGGAGTGTTTAGTCCGGGAAGAGGCCACCAGAGAGGCCAGCTGGCCCTGAAGTGGAGAGGAGGTCCAGAAACTGCCTTACTTTATTTACACTTGTGACGCGGTAGCCTAAGGAGGCCCTTCCCCACAACTCTCAAGGCAGGAGTCACACCCAAGGCGACCTGTGTGCTGGGGTCCTGGGCTTGGTAGGAGTTCAGGTTGGCTGCGGCCGTGCCTTAGAGCAATTCGGGGAATTAACAGCAGAACCGCTGCATCTGctgcttccttcctcccacagactcttgctttccttttttttttttttttttttttttttttgtgtgtgtgtgtgtgtgtgtgtgtgtgtgtgtgtgtgtttggttttccGAGGCATACTCATGACCCTAGGCTGGCTATATGTAGTGAGACTGAGTTTGGACCCTTGATGCCCCTCCCATaccctcccaagtactggcacCACAGATGtcaccttgcctgcctctgctctttcCAGGAGTAGACAGTTGCTTTTCTATGTGTAAGATTTGGAcgattccttcatttcttctccctctgctccaGTGGGAGGAGGAACCTCAGACTCAGGTGCAGGAGGGGTGAGGCCACTGCATCCCCAAAATGGAGACCTTGTACTGTTTTCTACCTTAAAGAGAGATCCCCAATTCACCGTGTCGTTGCAGCCCCTGCTCCAGTGTTGTGGGAAGGCCTGCAAAACCACACGTTTCGGCACACCGTGTTCTGCCAGGATGGGAATCCCAGCATAGGGCTCTCCGAGTCCTACGACGAAGATCAGCTCTTCTATGACTTCTCCCAGAACACCCGGGTACCCCGTCTGCCCGACTTTGCCGActgggctcaggaacagggagaCGCCTCTGCCATTTCATTTGACAAAGAGTTCTGCAACATGTTAATTCAGGAGATTGGCCCACAGTTGGAAGGGTTAATCCCAGTGTCCAGAGGTCAGGAACAAAGAGAGGGGTGGGAGGGTGCAGTCTTACTCCCCGTCTCTCATCTTTCACACCTCCTCGTTGTGCTTGGGGGTTTTCTTTTCTGCCCCAACACTTCTCCCCACCAGCTACAGTCTGTGCGCTGTCTGCTGTGGGAAGGAGGCAGTGGAAAGATTGAAAATCTACTGAAGTTACGGGGACCAGTTGGCAGCACTGAGTGAATGCCAGCATTCTCTTTACCATCCCAGCAaaatggaggagagaaaggagggatcCAGGGGCAAGCTTCACAAGAAGTCAGTGTTGAATGCTACCTTGCTACAGACAGGAAGTCAACCTGGCTACAGACAGGAAGTCAGGCAGAGGGATCCACAGTGTCCTAGCTGCAGTTCCTGCCAGGAAGTCTCTTCTTGGAGGCCCAGATTTCCTCATCTCTGTCTTGACTCCATCTCTCCCCCCTCCATGTTTCTCAACTCTCTCCAAACAGTGGCACTGTCCAAACGTCTCCCCTCTTTTTCTGGCACCTGCCCCCCACCAGGTTTGCCTGTGCCTGAGGTGTTCACACTGAAGCCCCTGGAGTTTGGCAAGCCCAACACGCTGGTCTGCTTCATCAGCAATCTCTTTCCGCCGACCTTGACCGTGAGCTGGCAGCATCACTTCGTCCCTGTGGAGGGGGCCAGCCCCACGTACATCTCAGCCATCGATGGGCTCACCTTCCAGGCTTTCTCTTACTTAAACTTCACACCGGAGCCGTTTGACATTTACTCCTGTGTCGTGACACATGAGATTGACAGCTACACACCAATTGCCCACTGGGGTGAGGCGCCTTGGCCCTGGAAGTCAGGTCCTTTGGGGGTGGGAAGGCTCAAGCCCACGGGAGGGGCCTCTTGTTTACTCTCACTCTAGCCAACTTCAAGTTTCCCCTCATTTTTTCCCCAGTCCCCCGGGAGGGTGCcccccagcctggcctccaggcTGACCTCACCCTTGTGCTCTAGTACCCCAGAACGCCCTGCCTTCAGACCTCCTCGAGAATGTGTTGTGTGGTTTAGCCTTCGGCCTGGGGCTTCTGGGCATCATCACGGGCATTGCCTTCTTCATCTGGTCCCAGAAGCCTTGTTCAGTTGGTAAGTAACTTGGGGAAGTCAGGGAACAGCCGAAATGGTGCCAGTGTGGGTGTGCCAGGCTCTCCTCTGGTTTGGGGGGCACACGGTGACCCACAGGCCCTTGGGTGTGGAGGGCTGTGCACAGCATGATGTGGCTATAGCCTGCTGCCTGGGGACCCTGCTACGCACAGTTATCGGGGACCGCAGAAATAGTAGGGGTGAGGCTAACTGGGGACCTGTAAGAAAGAGGCCTGAAGGGCAGGGGGTGGACACGAAGGGGCAGGGAAAGGAATGGGATGCAGGAACATGAcgtgaaagacacagagaataaataaagaggagggaaaaaaagatgcCTGGAGACGACCTGAGAGTGAGGGCTCAGCTGGGTgtgctgtgggggggggggtgtgagcGTGCGTgttgtggggtggggatggggtaaGGGGGCGGaggggggaggagtggagggtgggtggggtgggggtggggagtggggaggaagaggtCCCCCTGGTGACTTTCCTTCACCCTGCTCTCTCCTCAGACTGAGTCTTCTGACCTGAGCACAGGCCTTGCCAGCAG from Cricetulus griseus strain 17A/GY chromosome 1 unlocalized genomic scaffold, alternate assembly CriGri-PICRH-1.0 chr1_0, whole genome shotgun sequence includes the following:
- the LOC100760794 gene encoding class II histocompatibility antigen, M alpha chain, with translation MDQEQKPGAGLLHLLQLLCLLPRCWAVPGGAPAPVLWEGLQNHTFRHTVFCQDGNPSIGLSESYDEDQLFYDFSQNTRVPRLPDFADWAQEQGDASAISFDKEFCNMLIQEIGPQLEGLIPVSRGLPVPEVFTLKPLEFGKPNTLVCFISNLFPPTLTVSWQHHFVPVEGASPTYISAIDGLTFQAFSYLNFTPEPFDIYSCVVTHEIDSYTPIAHWVPQNALPSDLLENVLCGLAFGLGLLGIITGIAFFIWSQKPCSVD